A DNA window from Pseudarthrobacter sp. W1I19 contains the following coding sequences:
- the pstS gene encoding phosphate ABC transporter substrate-binding protein PstS produces the protein MKALRFGRHAAIAVIAAGALALSACGSDNATGTAPAGNQTSAGAKVTGTLTGIGASSTTAAMDAWKAGFASANPGATVQYSPDGSGAGRKAIIDGSAQFAGSDAYLKDEELEASKAKCGPEGAVNIPVYISPIAVAFNLPGITELKLDAATVAKIFRGQITTWNDPAIAALNDGVTLPDLKVTPVNRSDDSGTTTNFTDYLASAASEIWTDKAAGVWPASLQGENAKGTSGVVKTVTDTPGAVTYADDSAVGGKLGTASIKVGEDFVKISAEAAAKAVEAGKPVEGRSANDGAIKLDRKTNASGAYPVVLVSYHVVCSTYDKQETVDLIKAFENYVVSEEGQETAADSAKSAPLSSTLAEKAKTAIESVKVKS, from the coding sequence GTGAAGGCACTCCGCTTCGGCCGCCACGCCGCAATCGCTGTTATCGCAGCCGGCGCACTCGCGCTCTCTGCCTGCGGTTCAGACAACGCAACGGGCACTGCACCTGCAGGAAACCAGACTTCTGCCGGCGCCAAAGTCACCGGCACCCTCACCGGCATCGGCGCATCCTCCACCACCGCGGCCATGGACGCGTGGAAGGCCGGCTTCGCCTCGGCAAACCCGGGCGCCACCGTGCAGTACTCGCCGGACGGCTCCGGCGCGGGCCGCAAGGCCATCATCGACGGCTCGGCACAGTTTGCCGGTTCGGACGCGTATCTCAAGGACGAAGAACTTGAAGCCTCCAAGGCCAAGTGCGGCCCCGAGGGTGCCGTCAACATCCCGGTCTACATCTCCCCGATTGCCGTAGCCTTCAATCTTCCCGGCATCACCGAGCTGAAGCTGGACGCAGCCACCGTGGCCAAGATCTTCCGCGGCCAGATCACCACCTGGAACGATCCCGCCATCGCAGCCCTGAACGACGGCGTCACCCTGCCGGACCTCAAGGTCACCCCGGTGAACCGCTCGGACGACTCCGGCACCACCACCAACTTCACCGACTACCTGGCGTCGGCAGCCTCTGAGATCTGGACGGACAAGGCCGCCGGCGTCTGGCCTGCAAGCCTGCAGGGTGAGAACGCCAAGGGCACCTCCGGCGTGGTCAAGACCGTCACCGACACCCCCGGTGCCGTGACCTACGCTGACGACTCCGCGGTGGGCGGCAAGCTCGGCACCGCCTCCATCAAGGTGGGCGAAGACTTCGTGAAGATCTCCGCCGAGGCCGCCGCCAAGGCAGTTGAAGCCGGCAAGCCCGTTGAAGGCCGCTCCGCCAACGACGGTGCCATCAAGCTGGACCGCAAGACCAACGCCTCCGGCGCCTACCCCGTGGTCCTGGTTTCCTACCACGTCGTTTGCAGCACGTATGACAAGCAGGAGACGGTTGACCTGATCAAGGCCTTCGAGAACTACGTAGTGTCCGAGGAAGGCCAGGAGACGGCTGCGGATTCCGCGAAGTCCGCTCCGCTCTCCTCCACCCTCGCCGAGAAGGCAAAGACGGCAATCGAGTCCGTCAAGGTCAAGTCCTAA
- a CDS encoding inorganic phosphate transporter: MTAVVFGAVVLLAAVFAFVNGFRDVSTSVALAVRTRALTPSVAVLLAAFFNFIGALLSAGLAVAVSQAWISLPSGTDGLSILLAGLASAIAWGVFLWWRGIPASTTHALVGGLAGAGLASLAVGGPGVGGVDNSLLFQVILPLVLSPLVAYSGAFMLVYPATWAARHTQPNVVNQRFRRSQSIAAGAVAFGHGLQDGQRISAVLLLALLAAGYSDGGSIPVWVALLSAVMIAAGTMFGGWRISHTIGHKITRIDPLRGSVAQISSAVMLFVGAIGLHWPLSTTHTVTSAVLGAGENQHFSVTNRKLVIRIVGLWILTPLATAALAFVLALALSPLPG, translated from the coding sequence GTGACGGCAGTCGTCTTCGGCGCAGTGGTCCTCCTGGCCGCCGTGTTCGCCTTCGTCAACGGGTTCCGTGACGTCTCCACCTCCGTGGCCCTTGCCGTCCGCACCCGGGCACTCACGCCCAGCGTGGCGGTGCTGCTGGCAGCCTTCTTCAACTTCATCGGCGCATTGCTCAGCGCGGGCCTGGCGGTGGCCGTCAGCCAGGCGTGGATCAGCCTCCCTTCCGGGACGGACGGACTCAGCATCCTCCTGGCCGGCCTGGCCAGCGCCATCGCCTGGGGAGTCTTCCTGTGGTGGCGGGGCATCCCGGCCTCCACCACCCACGCCCTGGTGGGCGGCCTTGCCGGGGCCGGACTCGCCAGCCTCGCCGTGGGCGGGCCGGGTGTGGGCGGCGTGGACAACTCCCTGTTGTTCCAGGTCATCCTGCCCCTGGTGCTGTCACCCCTGGTGGCCTACAGCGGCGCTTTTATGCTGGTCTACCCCGCCACCTGGGCCGCACGGCACACGCAGCCCAACGTGGTGAACCAGCGGTTCCGCCGCAGCCAGTCCATTGCGGCGGGGGCGGTGGCGTTCGGCCACGGCCTGCAGGACGGGCAGCGGATCAGCGCCGTCCTCCTCCTTGCCCTGCTGGCGGCCGGCTATTCGGACGGCGGCAGCATCCCCGTGTGGGTTGCACTGCTTTCCGCGGTGATGATCGCGGCCGGCACGATGTTCGGCGGCTGGCGGATCTCGCACACCATCGGCCATAAAATCACCAGGATCGACCCGCTGCGCGGCTCGGTAGCCCAGATTTCCAGCGCCGTGATGCTTTTTGTGGGTGCCATCGGCCTGCACTGGCCCCTGTCCACCACACACACCGTCACCTCGGCGGTGTTGGGCGCGGGAGAGAACCAGCATTTCTCGGTCACCAACCGGAAGCTGGTGATCCGCATCGTGGGGCTCTGGATCCTCACCCCGCTGGCCACAGCCGCCCTCGCCTTCGTGCTTGCGCTGGCTCTTTCCCCGCTGCCGGGGTAA
- the pstC gene encoding phosphate ABC transporter permease subunit PstC, whose product MTATPLTSTQGAGRAGDKIFSGAALAAGCLILAVLFGVALFLVVQAIPALTAPAAEIQGGAGFFAYIWPIVIGTLIAAVIALVIATPIAIGVALFISHFAPRGLAAGLGYVVDLLAAIPSVVYGAWGAAFLAGQISPAYNWLAQNMGWLPIFQGPASATGKTILTAGVVLAVMVLPIITSLSREIFLQTPKLHEEAALALGATRWEMIKMSVLPFARPGIISAVMLGLGRALGETMAVALVLSSGALTASLIQSGNQTIAAEIALNFPEASGLKVSTLIAAGLVLFIITLAVNMIARWIITRHKEFSGAN is encoded by the coding sequence ATGACCGCCACCCCCCTGACCAGCACCCAGGGCGCCGGCCGCGCCGGGGACAAAATCTTCTCGGGTGCCGCGCTCGCTGCCGGCTGCCTTATTCTCGCCGTCCTCTTCGGCGTCGCGCTCTTCCTGGTGGTCCAGGCCATCCCGGCGCTGACAGCACCTGCGGCCGAGATCCAGGGCGGTGCAGGCTTCTTCGCCTACATCTGGCCCATCGTGATCGGCACGCTTATCGCAGCTGTTATTGCGCTGGTGATTGCCACACCCATCGCCATCGGCGTTGCCCTGTTTATCTCCCACTTCGCCCCCCGCGGACTCGCCGCCGGCCTGGGGTATGTGGTGGACCTGCTCGCCGCAATCCCCTCGGTGGTCTACGGTGCGTGGGGTGCAGCATTCCTGGCCGGGCAAATCTCCCCAGCCTACAACTGGCTCGCCCAGAACATGGGCTGGCTGCCGATCTTCCAAGGGCCCGCCTCCGCCACCGGCAAAACGATCCTTACCGCCGGCGTCGTCCTGGCCGTGATGGTGCTGCCCATCATCACCTCGCTGTCCCGCGAAATTTTCCTGCAGACCCCCAAACTGCACGAGGAAGCCGCGCTCGCACTCGGTGCCACCCGCTGGGAGATGATCAAGATGTCCGTCCTGCCCTTTGCGCGGCCCGGCATCATCAGTGCCGTTATGCTCGGGCTCGGCCGCGCGCTCGGAGAAACCATGGCAGTGGCCCTCGTGCTGTCCTCCGGAGCCCTGACGGCCAGCCTGATCCAGTCCGGCAACCAGACCATTGCCGCGGAGATCGCCCTGAACTTCCCCGAGGCCAGCGGACTCAAGGTCAGCACGCTCATCGCGGCCGGCCTGGTCCTGTTCATCATCACCCTGGCCGTGAACATGATCGCGCGCTGGATCATCACCCGGCACAAAGAATTCTCGGGAGCCAACTAA
- the pstB gene encoding phosphate ABC transporter ATP-binding protein PstB codes for MSKRIDVKDLNVYYGDFLAVEDVTINIEAKSVTAFIGPSGCGKSTFLRTLNRMHEVLPGARVEGEVLLDGDNLYGPGVDPVTVRSQIGMVFQRPNPFPTMSIRDNVLAGVKLNNKKISKGEADVLVERSLKGANLWNEVKDRLDKPGSGLSGGQQQRLCIARAIAVEPQVILMDEPCSALDPISTLAIEDLINELKDQYMVVIVTHNMQQAARVSDRTAFFNIAGTGKPGKLIEIGNTHTIFSNPTQKATEDYVSGRFG; via the coding sequence ATGTCTAAGCGCATCGACGTCAAGGACCTGAACGTGTACTACGGCGATTTCCTCGCCGTGGAAGACGTCACCATCAACATCGAGGCCAAGTCCGTCACCGCATTCATCGGTCCGTCCGGCTGCGGCAAGTCCACCTTCCTGCGGACCCTGAACCGCATGCACGAGGTACTTCCCGGCGCCCGGGTGGAGGGCGAAGTGCTCCTCGACGGCGACAACCTGTACGGCCCGGGCGTGGACCCTGTTACCGTCCGCTCGCAGATTGGCATGGTGTTCCAGCGGCCCAACCCGTTCCCCACCATGTCCATCCGGGACAACGTGCTGGCGGGCGTGAAGCTGAACAACAAGAAGATCTCCAAGGGCGAGGCAGACGTCCTGGTGGAGCGCTCACTGAAGGGTGCCAACCTCTGGAACGAGGTCAAGGACCGCCTGGACAAGCCGGGTTCGGGCCTTTCCGGCGGCCAGCAGCAGCGCCTCTGCATCGCGCGGGCCATCGCCGTGGAGCCGCAGGTGATCCTGATGGACGAGCCGTGCTCCGCGCTGGACCCCATCTCCACCCTGGCCATTGAAGACCTCATCAACGAGCTCAAGGACCAGTACATGGTGGTGATCGTGACCCACAACATGCAGCAGGCGGCCCGCGTTTCGGACCGCACCGCGTTCTTCAACATCGCGGGCACCGGCAAGCCCGGCAAGCTCATCGAAATCGGCAACACGCACACCATCTTCAGCAACCCCACGCAGAAGGCCACGGAAGACTACGTCTCCGGCCGCTTCGGATAA
- a CDS encoding DUF47 domain-containing protein, which produces MKLRLFPQEPAGLNLLSQMAQQIVLGSATLAEILGVPAAEHGRLVEDMHNHEARSAELHFALLTHMRTSFVNPLPREDMYALSRYLNEAIEKLDAAAELVALYRLERLPKRAADQLEIISRQAELTVDAMRRLDNLDDLEDYWIEILRLAKRAERTHRVWVADMISDMKWAQYSLNRDIANQLVEVTKDMRRIATQVGSIIVKES; this is translated from the coding sequence GTGAAACTGCGCCTTTTTCCCCAGGAGCCCGCCGGGCTGAACCTCTTATCGCAAATGGCGCAGCAGATTGTCCTCGGCAGCGCCACCCTCGCCGAAATCCTCGGTGTCCCCGCAGCGGAACACGGCAGGCTCGTGGAGGACATGCACAACCACGAGGCACGGTCCGCCGAACTGCATTTCGCCCTCCTGACGCACATGCGCACCAGCTTTGTTAACCCGCTGCCGCGCGAGGACATGTACGCCCTCTCGCGCTACCTCAACGAGGCCATCGAGAAACTGGATGCCGCCGCGGAACTCGTGGCCCTTTACCGGCTGGAGCGGCTGCCCAAACGGGCCGCGGACCAGTTGGAGATCATCAGCCGGCAGGCCGAGCTCACCGTGGATGCCATGCGGCGGCTCGATAACCTGGACGACCTCGAGGATTACTGGATCGAAATCCTCCGCCTGGCCAAACGTGCCGAACGGACCCACCGGGTGTGGGTGGCGGACATGATCAGCGATATGAAGTGGGCGCAATACTCCCTCAACCGCGACATCGCCAACCAACTCGTGGAAGTCACCAAGGACATGCGGCGCATCGCCACCCAGGTAGGCAGCATCATCGTCAAGGAATCCTGA
- a CDS encoding LacI family DNA-binding transcriptional regulator codes for MKQDPSASRPAPTLEMVAALAGVSRATVSRVVNDVPSVDEDIAAKVRQAILAVNYTPNRAARTLASRKPNSVTLIVPESTSKVFADPFFASVVQGVALYLADTDYTLNMVIASEAKPEKTRAFLLGGSVAGALVVSHHAGDTSWTHLGDYIPMVFAGRPLRESGSYYVDVDNEAAAAGATRLLIERGRSNIATIAGPQDMPPGIDRVNGWRKALAEAGLDDSLVEYGDFTLASGAKAMRRLLGSGRPVDGLFVANDQMAAGAYTALQERGLRIPQDVAVVGFDDDSFAVSVDPQLTTVHHPIIEMGKKMAEILVNLIEGKDPDRVTQIPTSLVVRGSA; via the coding sequence GTGAAGCAAGACCCCAGCGCAAGCAGGCCGGCGCCCACCCTTGAAATGGTGGCAGCGCTGGCCGGCGTTTCCCGCGCCACCGTCTCGCGGGTGGTTAATGATGTGCCAAGCGTGGATGAGGACATCGCTGCCAAAGTACGGCAGGCCATTCTCGCCGTGAACTACACACCCAACCGGGCTGCCCGTACCCTGGCCAGCAGGAAGCCCAACTCCGTGACCCTTATCGTGCCGGAGTCCACGTCCAAGGTCTTCGCGGATCCGTTCTTTGCCTCAGTGGTGCAGGGTGTGGCCCTGTATTTGGCAGACACGGACTACACCCTGAACATGGTGATTGCTTCCGAGGCCAAGCCGGAAAAGACCCGGGCTTTCCTGCTTGGCGGCAGCGTGGCAGGGGCCCTGGTGGTGTCCCACCATGCCGGGGACACGTCCTGGACCCACCTGGGCGACTACATCCCCATGGTCTTCGCCGGCCGGCCCCTGCGCGAAAGCGGCAGCTACTACGTGGATGTTGACAACGAGGCCGCAGCCGCAGGGGCAACCCGGCTGCTGATCGAACGGGGACGGAGCAACATCGCCACCATCGCAGGCCCCCAGGACATGCCGCCGGGCATTGACCGCGTCAACGGCTGGCGAAAAGCCCTGGCGGAAGCCGGACTGGATGATTCCTTGGTGGAGTACGGGGACTTCACCCTCGCCTCCGGAGCCAAAGCGATGCGGCGCCTGCTGGGCAGCGGGCGGCCGGTGGACGGACTGTTCGTCGCCAATGACCAAATGGCCGCCGGTGCCTATACGGCCCTGCAGGAACGCGGACTCCGGATACCCCAGGACGTCGCCGTGGTGGGGTTCGACGACGATTCGTTCGCCGTTTCCGTGGACCCGCAGCTCACCACGGTGCATCACCCAATTATCGAAATGGGAAAGAAAATGGCGGAAATCCTGGTGAACCTGATTGAGGGGAAGGACCCGGACCGGGTGACACAGATTCCCACGTCACTCGTGGTCCGCGGGTCCGCCTGA
- a CDS encoding aromatic acid exporter family protein — protein MASAAGLSAGRRFLHGRIRTGLIRSRNSLIPAIQMTLCAVGAYAFAEYVLGHSGPLFAATSSLIALGFSREPRLRRVVEVGLGCTIGIAVGDLLLHWLGSGIWQAAVVLLFSILLARFLDSGTIFTTQLGLQSLLVVLLPAPAGGPFTRSIDAVVGGLCALLVTILIPKDPRREPRKDVQKLLHELAEVLRECADALVNSDSTQAWHALIRGRNCQPLVDAMRQSLRSSGEVARLAPAYRRHREELDQLKVSLDFIDLALRNSRVFARRLTSAINHAALSDEATENIAEVLQETGAAIDELSLGLAETHDGVRRAHLRTARRDLSEIALRLHPKLLEVQRLEGETVVMLYRPLMVDLLEATGMDAREARDVLPAL, from the coding sequence ATGGCTTCGGCAGCAGGACTCTCAGCGGGCAGGCGTTTCCTGCACGGCCGTATCCGCACCGGGTTGATCCGGAGCCGGAATTCGCTGATTCCCGCCATCCAGATGACGCTGTGCGCAGTGGGCGCCTATGCCTTCGCCGAGTACGTGCTGGGCCATTCCGGGCCCCTGTTCGCCGCAACCTCCTCCCTCATCGCCCTGGGCTTCTCTCGCGAACCGCGGTTGCGGCGTGTGGTGGAGGTGGGACTGGGCTGCACCATCGGCATCGCAGTGGGCGACCTGCTCCTGCACTGGCTGGGCAGCGGAATCTGGCAGGCCGCCGTCGTGCTTCTCTTCTCCATCCTGCTGGCCCGCTTCCTGGACAGCGGCACCATCTTTACCACGCAACTTGGACTCCAGTCGTTGCTGGTGGTGCTGCTGCCGGCGCCGGCTGGCGGGCCCTTTACCCGGAGTATTGACGCTGTGGTGGGCGGCCTGTGCGCGCTGCTGGTAACCATCCTGATCCCTAAGGATCCGCGCCGGGAACCGCGCAAGGACGTCCAGAAGCTGCTGCATGAACTGGCGGAGGTGCTGCGCGAGTGTGCCGACGCCCTGGTCAACAGCGACTCCACCCAGGCATGGCACGCGCTCATCCGGGGCCGGAACTGCCAGCCGCTGGTGGACGCGATGCGCCAGTCCCTGCGCTCGTCCGGGGAGGTGGCCAGGCTTGCGCCCGCCTACCGGCGGCACCGTGAGGAGCTGGACCAGCTGAAAGTGTCACTGGACTTTATTGACCTGGCCCTGCGGAACAGCCGCGTTTTCGCCCGCCGGCTCACCAGTGCCATCAATCACGCGGCGCTCTCGGACGAGGCGACGGAGAACATTGCGGAGGTGCTGCAGGAGACCGGTGCGGCCATCGATGAGTTGTCGCTGGGCTTGGCGGAAACGCACGACGGCGTCCGCCGCGCCCACCTGCGTACGGCCCGCCGGGACCTGAGCGAGATTGCCCTGCGGCTGCACCCGAAGCTGCTTGAAGTGCAGCGGCTCGAAGGCGAAACGGTGGTAATGCTGTACCGGCCCCTGATGGTGGACCTCCTTGAGGCCACAGGGATGGACGCACGCGAGGCCCGGGACGTACTCCCGGCGCTTTAG
- a CDS encoding Gfo/Idh/MocA family protein, whose protein sequence is MGTGEEGSDHNGRPLRWGVVATGRIAHRVTRDLACLEDAALYAVSSRSAGSARGFAEEHGFEASYYDNSAGTGYEQLFADPLVDVVYVATPHAQHFEVARAALDAGKHVLCEKPLTINAREARGLTALAGERGLFLMEAVWTRFLPATRRALELAGNGAIGTVRWVQADLGFPAVYDPADRLWDPAAGGGALLDLAVYPLTWAVAALGYPTRLTATGHLNKDGVDVQNTLTLEYPEGAAAQLTSSLSAAGPGMATLSGTAGWIRTGSPLYSPKSLEICGLDGRIRVEEFPEATEGFIHELRETARCIRAGLRESPLMPWAETVQMMQLLDEARQQLGLHYPNDV, encoded by the coding sequence ATGGGCACCGGGGAGGAAGGTTCCGACCACAATGGGCGCCCCCTGCGGTGGGGTGTTGTGGCCACCGGCAGGATCGCCCACCGCGTAACCCGCGACCTCGCCTGCCTTGAGGATGCCGCGCTGTATGCGGTGAGTTCGCGAAGCGCCGGTTCTGCCCGCGGCTTTGCTGAAGAGCACGGTTTCGAAGCCAGCTATTACGACAATTCCGCCGGGACGGGTTATGAGCAACTGTTCGCCGATCCCCTGGTGGACGTGGTGTACGTGGCCACGCCGCACGCCCAGCACTTCGAAGTTGCCCGTGCCGCCCTCGACGCCGGCAAACATGTCCTGTGCGAAAAGCCCCTCACCATCAACGCCCGCGAGGCCCGCGGACTGACCGCGCTGGCGGGGGAACGGGGACTTTTCCTGATGGAGGCGGTGTGGACCCGCTTCCTGCCGGCTACCCGCCGCGCGCTTGAGCTGGCCGGCAACGGGGCGATCGGCACCGTCCGCTGGGTCCAGGCGGACCTGGGCTTTCCGGCTGTGTACGATCCCGCCGACAGGCTGTGGGATCCGGCTGCCGGCGGCGGCGCCCTCCTGGATCTCGCGGTGTACCCGCTGACCTGGGCCGTGGCTGCCCTCGGTTACCCTACCCGGCTCACCGCTACGGGCCACCTGAACAAGGACGGTGTGGACGTGCAGAACACGCTCACGCTCGAATATCCGGAAGGCGCCGCAGCCCAGCTGACCTCCTCACTCTCGGCTGCCGGCCCCGGCATGGCAACACTCAGCGGGACCGCCGGCTGGATCAGGACTGGTTCCCCGCTGTACAGCCCGAAAAGCCTGGAAATCTGCGGCCTGGACGGCCGCATCCGGGTTGAGGAATTTCCTGAGGCGACCGAGGGCTTCATCCACGAACTGCGCGAAACTGCACGTTGCATCCGCGCCGGTCTCCGGGAGAGTCCGCTGATGCCCTGGGCCGAAACCGTGCAGATGATGCAGCTGCTGGACGAAGCACGGCAGCAACTGGGGCTGCACTACCCCAACGACGTTTAG
- a CDS encoding GH1 family beta-glucosidase, whose product MQHTTYERQWPEGFLWGSATAAAQVEGAGHQGGKEDSIWDHFARIPGAIASGDTLEQAVDHYHRMPQDVRLMRELGLDSYRFSTSWARVRPGDRTANREGLDFYSRLVDELLEAGILPWLTLYHWDLPQALEEKGGWANRDTAYRFVEYANDVYSALGDRVRHWTTFNEPFCSSLLGYGAGVHAPGRQEPAAAIAAVHHQHLAHGLAVKALRSRGAEQLGITLNLSNSIPRDSQDPVDLDAARRFDSLQNRIFLDPILRGSYPEDSLRDLAPFGLQDVIRPGDLEIISAPLDFLGVNHYHDDLISGHADAAGSDGHSGGAERPSASPWIGSEDIAFPSRGLPRTAMGWEVNPEGLRKLLVRLGEEYPSLPPLYITENGAAYEDTVDAGGAVHDEERTSFILDHVAAVGEAIDQGADIRGYFVWSLLDNFEWSWGYGKRFGIVRVDYGSFERTIKDSGKAYAGLIAAAKRKVPRPAVSLPA is encoded by the coding sequence ATGCAGCACACAACGTACGAGCGGCAATGGCCCGAGGGATTCCTCTGGGGATCGGCGACGGCGGCCGCCCAGGTAGAGGGCGCCGGCCACCAAGGCGGCAAGGAAGATTCCATTTGGGACCACTTCGCCAGGATCCCCGGCGCCATTGCCAGTGGTGACACCCTCGAGCAGGCGGTGGACCACTATCACCGGATGCCGCAGGACGTCCGGCTGATGAGGGAACTGGGATTGGATTCCTACCGGTTCTCCACCAGCTGGGCGCGGGTCCGTCCAGGAGACAGGACCGCGAACCGCGAGGGGCTGGACTTCTACTCCCGGCTGGTGGATGAGCTGCTCGAAGCAGGCATCCTGCCCTGGCTCACCCTCTACCACTGGGACCTGCCGCAAGCACTTGAGGAGAAGGGCGGGTGGGCCAACCGGGACACCGCGTACCGGTTCGTTGAGTACGCAAACGACGTGTATTCGGCGCTGGGGGACCGGGTCCGCCACTGGACCACGTTCAATGAACCCTTCTGTTCATCACTGCTGGGCTACGGGGCGGGGGTCCACGCGCCCGGCCGCCAGGAGCCCGCGGCTGCCATCGCCGCCGTGCACCACCAGCACCTGGCCCACGGGCTGGCCGTCAAAGCGCTGCGAAGCCGTGGAGCTGAGCAGTTAGGCATCACCCTTAACCTGAGCAATTCCATCCCGCGGGACAGCCAGGACCCGGTGGACCTCGACGCCGCGCGGCGGTTCGACTCCCTGCAGAACCGGATTTTCCTGGACCCCATCCTGCGGGGAAGCTACCCGGAGGATTCGTTGCGGGACCTGGCACCCTTCGGCCTGCAGGATGTGATCCGTCCGGGCGATCTCGAAATCATCAGCGCGCCCCTGGACTTCCTGGGCGTGAACCACTACCACGATGACCTCATCAGCGGCCACGCCGACGCCGCCGGGAGTGACGGCCACTCCGGCGGAGCCGAACGTCCCAGCGCCTCACCCTGGATCGGCTCCGAGGACATCGCGTTCCCCAGCCGGGGGCTGCCGAGGACAGCAATGGGCTGGGAAGTGAACCCGGAGGGCCTGCGCAAGCTGCTGGTCCGGCTGGGCGAGGAGTATCCGTCCTTGCCGCCGCTGTACATCACCGAGAACGGCGCCGCCTACGAGGACACGGTGGACGCCGGCGGCGCAGTGCACGACGAGGAGCGGACCAGCTTCATCCTGGACCACGTGGCCGCCGTCGGCGAAGCCATAGACCAGGGTGCGGACATCCGCGGCTACTTCGTCTGGTCCCTGCTGGACAACTTCGAATGGTCGTGGGGGTATGGAAAACGTTTCGGGATTGTCCGGGTGGATTACGGCAGCTTCGAACGCACCATCAAGGACAGCGGGAAGGCCTACGCCGGATTGATCGCCGCGGCGAAGCGGAAGGTTCCGCGACCCGCCGTGTCCCTGCCCGCCTAA
- the pstA gene encoding phosphate ABC transporter permease PstA yields the protein MTSTLTPVRSKRSALTKGQLPKYAPYVVLAAALILGAAVLALVGFNAFGWGVVSAILFAIGLVSWSAAVEGSRRAKDKLATCLVVGSFLVALLPLVSVIWTVLVNGVPGLITPGFLGTSMNGVTGLYDRQAVEEGAPVLGGIYHALLGTIQITLLATIISVPVGLLTAIYLVEYGQDGRLARAITFFVDVMTGIPSIVAGLFAAAFFFAVVGPGTKTGAVAAVALSVLMIPVVVRSSEEMLKIVPNELREAAYALGVRKWRTIVKVVIPTAISGIASGVTLAIARVIGETAPILVTAGFATSINSNVFSGWMASLPTFIYTQILNPTSPANPDPSSQRAWGAALVLIILVMILNLGARLIARVFAPKTGR from the coding sequence ATGACCTCCACACTTACTCCCGTCCGCAGCAAACGCTCGGCGCTCACCAAGGGCCAGCTGCCCAAGTACGCGCCCTACGTGGTCCTTGCCGCAGCACTGATTCTCGGCGCAGCGGTCCTCGCGCTGGTGGGCTTTAACGCGTTCGGCTGGGGCGTGGTCTCCGCGATCCTGTTCGCCATTGGGCTGGTGTCCTGGAGTGCAGCCGTTGAAGGATCCCGCAGGGCCAAGGACAAACTGGCCACCTGCCTGGTGGTGGGGTCATTCCTGGTTGCGCTGCTCCCGCTTGTCTCGGTGATCTGGACTGTGCTGGTGAACGGCGTGCCGGGGCTGATCACCCCGGGTTTCCTGGGCACCTCCATGAACGGCGTCACCGGCTTGTACGACAGGCAGGCCGTCGAAGAAGGCGCACCCGTACTGGGCGGCATCTACCACGCCCTCCTCGGCACCATCCAGATCACGCTGCTCGCCACCATCATCTCGGTTCCCGTGGGATTGCTGACCGCGATCTATCTGGTGGAATATGGCCAGGACGGCCGGCTCGCCCGCGCCATCACCTTCTTCGTTGACGTTATGACCGGTATCCCCTCCATCGTGGCCGGCCTCTTCGCCGCCGCCTTCTTCTTCGCGGTGGTGGGGCCGGGAACCAAGACAGGTGCCGTGGCCGCCGTCGCGCTTTCGGTCCTGATGATCCCCGTGGTGGTGCGTTCCAGCGAGGAAATGCTGAAGATCGTGCCCAACGAACTGCGTGAAGCGGCGTACGCGCTGGGCGTGCGCAAATGGCGGACCATCGTCAAGGTGGTGATTCCGACGGCGATCTCAGGCATCGCTTCGGGCGTCACCCTGGCCATCGCCCGCGTTATCGGCGAGACGGCGCCCATCCTGGTCACCGCCGGCTTCGCCACCAGCATCAACTCCAACGTGTTCAGCGGCTGGATGGCCTCGCTGCCCACGTTCATTTACACCCAGATCCTGAACCCAACCTCACCGGCCAACCCGGACCCGTCCTCGCAGCGGGCCTGGGGCGCTGCCCTGGTGCTGATCATCCTGGTGATGATCCTCAACCTGGGCGCCCGGCTGATCGCCCGGGTCTTCGCCCCCAAGACAGGCCGCTGA